DNA sequence from the Remersonia thermophila strain ATCC 22073 chromosome 2, whole genome shotgun sequence genome:
accggcgtcgaggtgtcGGCGCAGAACGTCTACAACAAGCCCAACGGCGCCTTCACGGGCGAGATCAGCGTGTCGCAGCTCAAGGACCTGGGCGTGCACTGGACCATCCTGGGCCACTCGGAGCGGCGCACGCTGCTGGGCGAGACGGACGAGATCGTGGCCGACAAGACCAAGTTCTcgatcgacggcggcgtgagCGTCATCTGGTGCTGCGGCGAGTCGCtgcaggagcgcgaggccggcgagaccatcgccgtcatcgagcgccagctggccgccctcgcggccaaggtgaccgccgccgactggaagagcatcgtcatcgcctACGAGCCCATCTGGGCCATCGGCACGGGCAAGGTCGCCACcgtccagcaggcccaggaggtCCACGAGGCCATCCGCAAGTGGCTGCGCGccaacgtcggcgacgaggtggctgACTCGACCCGCATCCTgtacggcggcagcgtcaaTGGCAAGAACTGCAaggacctggccaaggagaaggataTCGACGGCTTCCTGGTTGGCGGCGCCAGCCTGAAGCCCGAGTGTGAGTGCTCCCTtgccgcgcccccccccccccccccccctctctctctctctctcttgagGCCCGTCCCGTCTCGCTCCGTTATCGGATCTTGTTGGCTAACCCGAGCGGCTAGTCGTCGACATCATCAACTCCAACCAGTAAGCCGCTGAGGCATGGTTGGGTTGGGGAACCGGGGCAAGCAGTAGAGCATCGATAGCTATAAAACATCATGATCTATTCAACCCAAACCCAGTTTTACCTTGGTCTCGCCTCCATGTAAAATGTATACAGCACACCGTGACTCCGTTCCGAGTGGTGACGCATCGTGAATCCATGTGTTTGTAATGGTACAAGATCCCACCAGCACATACAGCACACCTTCCCCTGCCTCTTGCTCTCCCTCCGCGTTTTACACCCGCATGCCCTCGCCGTGGTACGGTGACCAAATGCCTCTGACGGACTCGTTGATGCTGGACACGGGCTTGGTGACGCGGCGGAGCTTCTCGCCGCTggcgtcgcgcagcagctcggccttcttgaggaTCTCAAAGGGCTCCATGTTGCGCACGCACacggccttctcgcggcCGTTGATGTAGTGGGCAATGATGACGGGGTGCttggcggggcggggagagaCGTTGAACTCGATCTGCGGGTGCGCCGCGGCGAacttggggaggagggactTGATGAAACCGCTGCGGAAAGCGAAGCGTCCGTGTGAGCCTAGGCATAGATAGACTaagggaggggaagagaaggaagcCAACGCACTTCATGCCCTTGGAACTACCGGCCCAGTCGCAGTAGTGCAAGTCCATCTTCTTGCATTGCAAGACGAAGGCTCCGACGCCGTTCTGCGAGCGTATTAGCACTCACTAACTCCGGCCAAGAAGTCGGTCAAGCAGGAAACAGGCGGCTCGTACCCGGGCGACGGAAATCTTTTGGAGTGCCCTgaccgtcatcgtcgtcggcgtcgtctccAGACCATGATCCGGATCGTGCGTTGCGggatgcagcagcagaaaATGGACCATGTCTTGGCCGGCTCAAACGGGCAGAAAACAAGTGGGGCGAAGGGCGGCCATGATTGGTGGCCGCGGTGCCTTGGCAGGGCCGGGCGCACGGACCACCAGGTGGGCCTCCGTTCGAGGCTGCGAAGGGACGAAAGCTTCCAAGACACGGAACTAGACGTGAGCTTTGCAACTTGACCTACCTCTCTTCCAACTTCATCATCCGTCATATCATCGACACCTGCATCGCGCGCGGAGCCTGCGACGCGACAGGTCGAAGAGGAGAATCCGGCGGCGATTTAAAGGACACCGTCGGGCTCAATCCCTCGAGATTCGACATCGGTTTCGACGCGACCAACCGCGACAACcacgtctctctctcctttctGTCCTCCCGGGCCGACCAAACCGTCCTCTTCAACAGCCACCCGCGTCCCGAGTTTTGCCAACCAGGCCCCAGGCCCCAGGCTTTTGATTCATCTTCGCCGCCATGACGGACCGTCTCCCGCCAAACCTGCTGGCGCTCttcgcgccgcgcccgcctctgCGCTGGGTGCCGCCCGTCGACCACCCGCCCGAGCAGCGCCGAACCGCCCCCGTGTCCGGTCTTGCCCAGTTTCTGCCCGCCATGGCTGAGTACGAGCGCGAGTACGAGTATCACCCGACGGAAAGCTGGCTCGAGGCTCGCGACCGCAAGCAGCGCGaaaaggccgagaagctgcagaAGCTTCTGACCGAGGGACCGAAGAACTGTGGGTTGCCCACCTGTCAGCGCAATTTTCGTTTCCCCCTTCCTGTCATGCATCATAAGCGACCGGTAGGCTGACCCAATTTTTTGGCAGACAACCCCCAGAATGATCCAAAcatccgcggcgacgccttCAAGACGCTCATAGTGGCGCGGCTGGATTACAAGGCGGACGAGAAGGATCTGGAACGCGAGTTTGGTCGCTTCGGACCCATCGAGCGTGTATGTGTCTCTCACCTCCCCCCCGAGTCCGCCGACCGTCGAGAAGGAAGTGGCTTACCCAAGCAGATCCGCATCATTCGCGACACCCACGCGCACGAGAAGCCCAACAAGAAGCCGAAGCCCCATCGCGGTTATGCTTTCGTCGTGTTTGAGCGCGAAAAGGACATGAGAGGTAATGAACTACCGCCCTGAACCTGAGTCCATCATCCCGCTGGTCTGCCGCAACGCACAACCCCCTCCGGACATGCCATGGCCCTCAAGCTTGCCAGTCCTCCCTCCTCATCTTTTGGAAGCCCCCTTTCTCCCCACCAGGACGTCCGAGTGATACAAGTACTTTCATGGTAAGGCATGACTAACGAGTGCGCGTCTGGCGCACACGCAATTTAGCTGCCCTGGATGGGTGCGATGGCATCCGGATCAAGGACCGCCGCATCAAGGTGGATGTCGAGCGGGGCAGGACAGTCAAGGGATGgaagcctcgccgcctcgggggtggccttggcggccgcgggtATACCAAGGCCGCGATGGCCAGGCCCATGGGTCCcggcgggttcggcggcgggtacCGCGGTGGTTTTGGTGGCGGTTTCAGGGGCCGTGATCGGGGTttccgtggcggcggcggcggcggcgggtatGGCGACCGCGGCGGTGGATTCCGGCCTGGTCCTCCCCCCGGCGATCGCGGTTTCGGAGGCCGGGATCGTGGCCACGGTGGCCCGCCAGGCGCGCCCAGCGGACCCGGAGGCGGTtacggcggccgggacggtCGCGACTCGCGAGACGGCCGTGACGGTCGTGAtggccgcgatggccgcgatggccggcgcgacgacgcccgcggtGGTGGGTACGGaggccgcgaccgcgaccgcgatcGCTCATATGACGATAGAGGAGGGTATCGCGACCGCAACCCGCGGCAGACGGGCAGCAACACGGAGCCGAtccggccgcgcggcgagggcaggGAGAATGGTGGGTACGGCGGCAGCAGTAACGGTCGGGATTACGACAGGCCCCGAGACCACGACGATTCGCGCAAGCGCGGCTACGAAGGCGGCTACGAAGACCCCAGGAAGTTACGGCGCTACTAGCACTAGGCAAGACGGGGCCTCGCGGCCTCTTTGTCTTGTGTGGTGGGTATCATGGCTTTCTTCCTCTTCACACCTGCTCACTTCACATCCCGTTTTCCTGATTCTTTtccctcccatcccgtcCGGCCATGAGGGTAAGAAGCCGTCCTCTCCACATCTCTCTCTCGCGCCTCGCCTGGTCTCGCCTCGGACGCATCGCACCTACGATGCCGGATGTCGGTACAACCAACCCTCGCCCCCATTCCAGTGCGATGCAACAATAAGAGCCGGTTCCTGTCGTCGTCAAGGTAACCTCGAAAACCAGCCCGGGGGCAGATGCCATGGTCCATCCTTGCGATCCCACCACCGATTCCGCTTCCCATGGTTGCAGAGTCAAAGCGTCTACCTTTCTCTCGGGAGAAACGCCTGATCTGACCCAGCAATCATCCAACTCGCCAGCCCGAAAGACCCTCCGCTTCTCCCGGGCGGATGCGTACAACGGGAAGGTAACCCATTTTGTCGTGTATTTATTTGCCTACTTATTTTCATTTACATTTTTCACTTGCGGACGTGCTGTaagaagaagagaaggagaagcggaAGAGCTATGAAGTAGGGAagcgaagaaaaaaaaacaaggtGAGGGAAACGGCGACAGATGGCGAGGATCCTCTAGGTAATAGTGTTTTCAACTTCCCCATTTtgaagatgacgacgacgacgacgagcccccTGCGCTTTGCATGTCAGGTAAGGTCTCAGGTAGGTCAGAGGTAAGGTACCAGCCCCTTCGGTGTTGCCTTTCCGTTTTGACTGGCCTGGGACTCTCGAGGGGTTTGTCTGCGTCCGAGCGAGATGGGCCGGGGGTTGTCCCCGGCCTTTGCTCACAGGCAGACCTTGCTCGTTGACATCCTCGCGATCCATGTATGATAGACACTACACCTTGCTTGCTACAATACATAGCTATGTCGCCCCGAGGCAGCCGCGCGATGGTGCGTTGCTGGGATCATGGTGGGAGAGCTGGCAGAGCTGGCAGCAAAGGTGAACCTGGTGACGTGGATGAACCGTCGATTGATTTTGTTGTGGttggtttgtttttttctcttttccaCCCATCCAGAAACGCCGGTAAATAAAAACAACCCAGCCCAGAGCGCAGTAGTAACGCAGGTACCTGTAGCGGTGGTATCATGCAAAAATACCCCTCCCTTTATATGCACAGCGAGAAAAGCCAGACAACAAACCCCTCgcataccccccccccccccccctttatCCATACTCTCATCCTTTTGGCCCCCTCTAgtcgctctcggcctcgctctcgtcctcgtccatctcgtcgccatccccgccgccgctcgtccccctcgcgccgccgctgcccttcTGCGCCTGCTtcgcctgctgctcgcgcaTCTCCTTGAGCTGCTTCTGCCGCTCCTCCCACGCCTCGAGTTCCGTCACCtccccggaggcggcgctccAGTAGGCCAGCAGGGCGACGCGGAACTCGCTCATGCAGACGCTAAAGAGCTTGAGCAGGCGCGTCTGGCGcgcgtcgagcacgtcgccggccttgcaGACGACGtagccgggctcggcgcaCTCGAGGTGGACCTTGCCCTTGACCATGCGCGTGGGcatgccgaggcggcgcagctcgggctcgagcgTGTGCGAGACGGGCAcgtcgtgctcggcgggcacctcgccgcccgtcgagaAGACGGGGCCCGGGGGCACGACGAAGCCgcgcggggcgacggcgccggcgcgcgcaAAGTCGACCTGGGTGAGGTTGGAGAAGTagtcgacgaggtcggcggggctGCGGTTGGTGAAGATGAGGCCGACCGAGCCGGAGAGGTAGCGGGCGAGCTCGTGGAGGCCGtcggcttgggcttcttccGGGGTGGTgcccagggcgcgggcggtgagCTTGGTCTTGCCGAAGAAGATGCTGGTTTTTCGAAGAGAAACATGTCAATTTCGGGCTCTTTTTGTTATTGTTGTATTTCTATTTCCTGCTTGGGTGCTCTGTGGGAAGGGGAAAGGGTGAAGATGGGTGGATGGACGTACCGGCAATCGGACAGCTCGTGGCGCACATCCTTGAGGTAGTTGTTGCGCATGTTGTCGACGCTAAAGACGAAGCAGTGCTGGTACTGGGGGATGCACTCGCGGATGTTGGAGAAGAGCTTGTCCTTTTGCTCGCGGCCCTTCTTGGTCACCTGGGTGAGGTGGTAGACCTTGGCTCTTTTCGACttgggcatggcggcggttGTTGGTGGTTAGGGACAAACAAAAGTGGTTTGGTTGTTGATTCCCTTGGCAAGCGGAGGATGTAAAGGAAAAATCTCCTGATAACAAGGCTGGGGGCTATGAATTGGGGATGCGTGATGGGAGGTGGGATCGATATCCCAACAAGAACCGTTGAGatttgttgtcgtcgtcgtctctgGATCACTGTCCAGTCCAGCGATCAAGCATCGACTGGGGATTTTTTCTGCCACGGAAATTTTGGGCGGTGTCGCCTTGGTCCCCGCTctgtgggggggaggaaagcttggcccgggcccgcccaTCTGGGAATCTTGACCGCCCTCAAGTAGTCCCGTGACGTGCCCAGGACCAACTTGCAATCAACTTCGCTGCCTTCCATATAGTATGTGCCTACGCAGTCAGGTGGTGTACTACCACGGTACATAGGGTAAGGTACTCAAGAGCATCGCGAGTGGTGCACACCGATCAGCCATCTGGTAACCAGGTTCGGTGGAATTTTTGAGATGCAATGATTTACTAGTACAAGTCCAACGTTGACGGAGACGGTCTGGGGGTTTTCGCTTGGACCACTTTCTGCGCGAACAATACCACGCTCGGGTTAGGGTTGAATACCTCCCTACCTACCCTCCAGGTTGGCTAGGTATGCGAGGTAACTActtggaggggggtggtCGGAGGTGAGGATCTTGAAAAGAAAAAGTGTCGATTGGGTTACTTGTACACACCGTGGGGGCCGGAGCTTTCTTCATGGACCCGGCGATCGCTCTCGGGTGCTTTTCAGGGGCACGCACGCCGAGGGCTGCGAGACTGTGTTTCACCGCCAGTCCCAGTTCCTGTGGTTGCACCGTATACGTACTCCGTATGCAGTACACTAACTGCTGGACGGTTCGTGTCCTCCTGGGGTGCAgatctcggcgtcctgggGCCAAGAAAAGGAGAGCCGCATCGCACGCAGGGCTTGCGTCGCCAAGCGCACCAAGACGCGGCATCTTATCGATAGCCGACAAGGTGGCCTAGATCCTGTCAAATCATCTTGGTTTCGCCCCGGCTGGCTGTCCTGTGGCAAAGAGCAAAAGTCAAACGCTGTTAGTCTCCAGGGAGCCATCGtgtcggccggcgacggccgcgaaTGCCTCATGTCGCATGCATCGTCCTCGGGTTGCCGGAGGCTGCCATCTTCCTCGTGGCCGTTGACGTTCCTGGCAGCCTGGGCGATGGTTGGTAATGCGGTTACACGACATCAAATCCATGCGACCCAGGCGGTTGCTTCTCGGTTCGGCGTGCGTAAGACGTTCGTCGCCGGATTCCGAGATCCGGGCGGAGCGTGTGTGCCAGACGCCGGGACCAGACGCATTACTAGAGATGCTCTGGTAGGTGCTCGAGGTTTCCGTCGGGAACAATGCTCTGGGAGCGTCCGCACAGGGGTCCGATGACAAGGAGCGTGGCGTGGCTGCATGCGATACCCACCAATGTCAATCGGTTTTACGTTTGACATGACGAGACCACCTAGAGTGTATTATGTAGTCAGCTGCGGTTGGCGTGCCCTCCACCTGGGTCACCCAACAGCTGCCGGTTTTGGACAAGGCATGAGGAATCCCCGGTGGTTCGGAAGGATTGCCCGCTTTGTGAGGTCAcagcggccgcagcagccagcGCGGTCCATCCGCCAGCAGCCTTGCTTCGGCATGGGGCAGCGATGACGGTTCTTCTTGCGGGTGGGGACGGGGCCAAGGATCAAGGCCGGGATCTCGCTTCCTAGGCCACGCTGGACAATCAAAAGGAGAGGATTGGCGGAACCGAAGCGCAATGCATATGAATAGGTCGGGTGTGCGTATGTAGTGTCCatacgtactgcgtacgtagACCCGTGCAGGACGCCATGCGTAAGAGTCATCGGGGGGTTGACgaggtactgcgtagttactGAGTAGGCGTGGCGGACGAAAAGGCCTTTGGCAAGCAGGTCCATGGTTTGTGGCGTTTGGCAAAAGCTTGTCAAGGCGGCAAGCTACCTTGGAAGCCGGGGGGTGGGAGACGCAGAGCCGGGAAAAACGTCCAGAGAAGCGAGGAGCGATTCCTCATTCGGGCTCGACTGCCCTGAAGAGAGGGACCACGAGAGAAACCACCAACAGAGAAGGAGGGAATGCGCAGCGATGCGACATGGGGCCCCGCACGAGTGACGCGGGCCAAGCGCAGTGCAGCACGCACTACGCACCACCTTACGCTACCTATAGCGTGTGTAGGCCGTTTAGGCCGTTCTTTGCAGGAGTCGGCTTTTCTAGGCCCATCTCACCTCACCCACATGCACCCACATGGGGGACCCACGCTAACCTGCTAGTGAATCCCAGGGCGTCGAATTAGCCCCCGACAGCCGCGTCGGTAACTTTCAAGTCCCCGAGCCACCGACCGATTCTCGCTTGGGGGCTCGCCTCCAAGGGCCCCGGGCCTGACGCAGCACGCAGCACTTAACGTTGTTGCTAcgctcccgtccctcccccgTGCCTCGTGCCTATATTTGTTCCCTTGGAACTTTTTTGTTTCCACAAGGTCCTCTGACCGAGGCCCACTttctcccttttttttttctcctcgTCTCTCCTTAATTGGAGCGCAACCGTCACCGTCAAGCCTCCAGCGTCCAATCCACCCTTCAACGACACGGGACGCGCTGCTGTGTGCTGTACCTGCAGTAGTTTCTTGGCTTCCGGCCACGCCCATGCCTACCATTGCCTGACGTCGACCGGCTTGCTCGGTCTCCCAGTGGTGGTTGCAAAAGCGCAAACCGCAGAGCGCGTCGAGAAGCAACATTTCTCGGATTGCGTTCGGCCCGCGAAGCCTGACCCAGGCGTCGGGTCCGTCGTCTGAACCCTTTGCCCCACGGTCGTCCCATCTCACCACATCGACGAcaccccatccgccgccatggcctcgaaTCCAAACGACGAAAAGGCCCCGGCGACCAATTCGCCGCCCACGGATCGCGAGAGCGGCCCAGTGGATTCCGTCGACACCGTCGTGCACCTCtccaagaaggaggacgccATGCACGACGAGGGCAgcgtcgaggccaaggacaaggagctcaagcctgccgcccgccaggagggcgacgccgccgccgccgccgccagcaaggaGTCGGATCCCTTTGCTCACCTCCCCGAGGATCAAGCTcagctcctccgcgaccAGGTTCACACCCCCGACGTCCGCATCGGCGTGGCCACCCTCTACCGCTACTCCTCGCGCAATGACCTGCTCATCATCTTCGTGTCGGCCATCTGCGCCATCATCTcgggcgccgtcctcccgcTCATGACGGTGATTTTCGGCAACCTGCAGGGCACGTTCCAGGACTACTTCACCCCCGGCACCAACATGACCCGCGACGAGTTCGTCTCGGAGCTCACCTCCCTCGTGCTCTACTTTGTGTA
Encoded proteins:
- a CDS encoding mitochondrial 54S ribosomal protein mL43; translated protein: MTVRALQKISVARNGVGAFVLQCKKMDLHYCDWAGSSKGMNGFIKSLLPKFAAAHPQIEFNVSPRPAKHPVIIAHYINGREKAVCVRNMEPFEILKKAELLRDASGEKLRRVTKPVSSINESVRGIWSPYHGEGMRV